From Acinetobacter sp. ASP199, the proteins below share one genomic window:
- a CDS encoding restriction endonuclease subunit S, translating into MLNNKVRLGDLIEVLTDYHANGAYKKLKENVELLDDEDYALMVRTTNFENNDFHDSVKYISEHAYNFLEKSKVYPNDLIMNKIANAGSIYLMPDLQRPVSLAMNLFLIRINEKLANPIYVYLYLKINEQYVKQFANGSVTKTITKEAVRNLEIFLPSREEQDIVVEQYLSLDNKINLNLKINQNLESITQAIFKSWFIDFDVVRAKIQAKQESKDSELAAMCVISGKSEEELQQMPEEDFAELQATAALFPDELVESELGEVPAGWEKIPFDQIAKAKKGKNITKKNTSSGNIPVVAGGLKPAYFHNEYNVEGPVVTISASGANAGYVNLYQQNIWASDCSFISKDETTSIYTIYTFLKIKQNEITKMQQGAAQPHVYPKDLKRLIFPKIPGCLILKFEEFSQKIFSKIHVNDLENNALNSIKEIILPKFFSGEVVIHKRAELE; encoded by the coding sequence ATGTTAAATAATAAAGTTCGTTTGGGAGACCTAATAGAGGTACTTACCGATTATCATGCTAATGGTGCTTATAAAAAGCTTAAGGAAAATGTAGAACTATTAGATGATGAAGATTATGCCCTAATGGTAAGGACAACTAATTTTGAAAATAATGATTTTCATGATTCTGTAAAATATATTAGTGAACATGCATATAACTTTCTTGAAAAATCCAAGGTTTATCCAAATGACTTAATTATGAATAAAATTGCAAATGCTGGCTCAATATACTTAATGCCTGATTTGCAACGACCTGTATCATTGGCTATGAATTTATTTTTAATCAGGATTAATGAAAAGTTAGCTAATCCCATCTATGTATATTTATATTTAAAAATTAATGAGCAGTATGTAAAGCAGTTTGCTAATGGATCTGTCACAAAGACCATTACTAAAGAAGCAGTTAGAAATCTAGAAATATTTCTTCCTTCTCGTGAAGAGCAAGATATTGTTGTTGAACAATATCTCTCATTAGACAATAAAATTAATTTAAACTTAAAAATAAATCAAAACCTAGAATCTATTACTCAAGCAATTTTTAAAAGTTGGTTTATTGATTTTGATGTTGTTCGTGCCAAAATTCAGGCAAAGCAAGAAAGCAAAGATTCTGAACTTGCTGCTATGTGTGTTATTAGCGGCAAAAGCGAAGAAGAGCTTCAGCAAATGCCTGAAGAAGATTTTGCTGAGTTACAAGCAACTGCAGCACTGTTTCCTGATGAGTTGGTTGAGAGTGAGTTAGGGGAAGTGCCAGCGGGGTGGGAGAAAATTCCTTTCGATCAAATTGCCAAAGCGAAAAAAGGTAAAAATATTACAAAAAAAAATACATCTTCAGGGAATATCCCAGTGGTTGCTGGTGGTTTAAAACCTGCATATTTTCATAATGAATATAATGTCGAAGGCCCAGTGGTTACCATTAGTGCTTCTGGAGCGAATGCTGGATATGTTAATTTGTATCAACAAAATATATGGGCATCTGATTGTTCGTTTATTAGTAAGGACGAAACTACATCTATCTATACTATATATACATTTTTAAAAATTAAGCAAAATGAAATAACTAAGATGCAGCAAGGAGCAGCCCAACCACATGTTTACCCTAAAGATTTGAAAAGGCTTATCTTCCCTAAAATCCCTGGTTGTTTAATCTTGAAGTTTGAAGAGTTTTCTCAAAAAATTTTCAGTAAAATTCATGTTAATGATCTAGAGAATAATGCTTTAAATTCAATTAAGGAAATTATTTTACCTAAGTTTTTTTCTGGTGAAGTAGTTATCCATAAGAGAGCGGAATTGGAATAA
- a CDS encoding class I SAM-dependent DNA methyltransferase encodes MHSLEQKFLNDLDDKLWKAADKLRSSLDAANYKHIVLGLIFLKYVSDAFDERQSELKTLFAHQDDNNIYYMARDHYDSDEEYQQAIADELEILDYYQEKNVFWVPKAARWLSIRNAAAQAIGSIIWQDEQGQDVKLRSVSWLIDNAFDEIEKANPKLKGILNRIGQYQLDNDKLLDLINTFSDTSFTQPEYNGEQLTLHSKDILGHVYEYFLGQFALAEGKQGGQYYTPKSIVTLIVEMLQPYKGRVYDPAMGSGGFFVSSEKFIEQHAQEKHYKASEQKKHISIYGQESNPTTWKLAAMNMAIRGIDFNFGKKNADSFLDDQHPDLRADFVMANPPFNIKDWWHASLESDVRWKYGTPPQGNANFAWMQHMLHHLSPTGSMALLLANGSMSSNTNNEGEIRKNLIEADLVECIVALPGQLFTNTQIPACIWFLTKDKKNGLSLDKKKANREGKTLFIDARNLGYMKDRVLRDFTDADIAKITNALHAWQQGENFEGEAYQDEKGFCFSAELKDIQKHDYVLTPGRYVGAVEQEDDGEPFAEKMLRLTAQLKEQFAESAVLESEIKKNLKGLGYEF; translated from the coding sequence ATGCATTCATTGGAACAAAAATTTCTAAATGACTTAGATGACAAGCTTTGGAAAGCCGCCGATAAATTACGCAGTAGTCTGGATGCTGCTAACTATAAGCATATTGTTCTCGGGCTGATTTTCTTAAAGTACGTTTCTGATGCCTTTGATGAACGACAGTCTGAGCTCAAGACTTTATTCGCTCATCAAGATGACAACAATATCTACTACATGGCACGTGATCACTATGATAGCGATGAAGAATACCAACAGGCTATTGCTGACGAACTAGAAATACTGGATTACTACCAAGAAAAAAACGTATTTTGGGTGCCCAAAGCAGCACGTTGGTTAAGTATCCGTAATGCAGCAGCACAAGCGATTGGCTCTATCATTTGGCAGGATGAACAAGGGCAAGATGTCAAACTACGCTCTGTATCCTGGCTGATTGACAATGCCTTTGATGAAATTGAAAAAGCCAATCCAAAGCTTAAGGGTATTCTGAATCGTATTGGACAGTATCAGCTGGACAATGACAAGCTACTTGATCTGATCAATACTTTTTCTGACACCAGTTTTACTCAGCCGGAATATAACGGTGAGCAACTCACCCTGCATAGCAAAGATATTCTCGGGCATGTTTATGAATATTTTTTAGGACAGTTTGCCTTGGCTGAAGGCAAGCAGGGTGGACAGTATTATACGCCTAAAAGCATTGTCACCTTAATTGTTGAAATGCTACAACCTTATAAAGGTCGCGTGTATGACCCTGCAATGGGGTCAGGCGGATTCTTTGTTTCTAGTGAAAAGTTCATTGAACAACATGCGCAGGAAAAGCATTACAAAGCATCAGAGCAGAAAAAGCATATTTCCATTTATGGTCAGGAAAGTAACCCGACCACATGGAAACTGGCAGCCATGAACATGGCGATTCGCGGGATTGATTTTAATTTCGGTAAGAAAAATGCTGACAGCTTTTTAGATGATCAGCATCCAGACTTGCGTGCTGACTTTGTCATGGCCAACCCGCCTTTTAATATCAAGGATTGGTGGCATGCTTCTCTAGAAAGTGATGTGCGTTGGAAATATGGCACGCCACCGCAAGGTAATGCTAACTTTGCTTGGATGCAACACATGCTGCACCACCTATCGCCTACAGGCAGCATGGCACTTTTACTTGCCAATGGTTCGATGAGTTCCAATACCAACAATGAAGGCGAGATTCGTAAGAACCTGATTGAAGCCGATCTGGTGGAATGTATTGTCGCGTTACCGGGACAACTGTTTACCAACACGCAAATTCCAGCTTGTATCTGGTTCTTGACCAAAGATAAAAAGAACGGCTTATCCTTGGATAAAAAGAAAGCCAACCGTGAAGGCAAGACGCTGTTTATCGATGCTCGTAATTTGGGCTATATGAAAGATCGCGTACTGCGTGACTTTACCGATGCAGATATTGCTAAAATCACCAATGCTTTACATGCTTGGCAACAAGGCGAAAATTTTGAAGGCGAAGCGTATCAAGATGAGAAAGGTTTCTGCTTCTCTGCTGAGTTAAAAGATATACAAAAGCATGACTATGTATTGACCCCAGGGCGTTATGTCGGTGCAGTCGAGCAGGAAGATGATGGCGAACCATTCGCTGAGAAAATGCTGCGTTTGACTGCTCAGCTCAAAGAACAATTTGCTGAAAGTGCTGTGTTGGAAAGTGAGATTAAAAAGAATCTAAAGGGCTTGGGTTATGAGTTCTGA
- a CDS encoding MFS transporter — translation MNTSLDISQNKPLLWLMAIACGLCAGANYYCQPLISSIQQYYQVPESQVALTVTFAQVSYALGLLFIVPLGDMLNKTKLIPALMWGAALGLMICATAVNLPMLWLGTIIAGLFSVAAQVLIPLAAMTVKPEKTGEVVGFLMSGLLVGILLSTSIAGLLSDLFHWKVIYALSSVSMLILGIYLRGQLPTLPRLRISYARIFHSMGNLLAQEPRLVFRSLTGAFAFAAMSILFSTIALLLTQSPFNLADVMVGLVTLVGVFGALSTQVIGKWADRGYIKLLSWIGCSILAGSWLFLYFGGTSLMSYIAGYALINLGLAITHSCNQNVIFRLRPDAKSRINSIYMTLYFIGGACGSAAGVYAWHHGGWNMSCLTGLFFALAATCFALIDQFYHAHVKAS, via the coding sequence ATGAACACTTCTCTTGATATCAGTCAAAATAAACCATTACTGTGGCTGATGGCAATTGCATGTGGTCTGTGTGCTGGAGCAAATTATTATTGCCAGCCTCTAATTTCATCGATTCAGCAGTACTACCAGGTTCCTGAATCGCAAGTCGCCCTGACGGTGACCTTTGCCCAGGTATCTTATGCGCTGGGCCTGCTGTTCATCGTGCCATTGGGTGACATGCTGAATAAGACCAAGCTGATTCCTGCCTTAATGTGGGGGGCCGCGCTAGGATTGATGATCTGTGCGACTGCAGTCAATTTACCCATGCTCTGGCTAGGGACGATTATTGCCGGCCTGTTTTCAGTCGCTGCCCAGGTGCTCATCCCTTTAGCCGCTATGACTGTCAAGCCGGAAAAAACTGGTGAAGTTGTTGGCTTTCTGATGAGTGGTTTATTGGTGGGAATTCTGCTGTCGACCAGTATTGCCGGGTTACTCTCTGACTTATTTCACTGGAAAGTCATCTATGCACTTAGTTCGGTTTCGATGCTGATTCTGGGAATCTATTTACGTGGTCAGCTACCAACCCTGCCAAGACTCCGCATTAGCTACGCCAGAATTTTCCACTCTATGGGCAATCTGTTGGCTCAAGAACCACGACTGGTCTTTCGTTCTCTGACCGGTGCTTTTGCCTTTGCTGCGATGAGTATTCTGTTCTCTACCATTGCCCTGTTATTGACACAGTCCCCCTTTAACCTGGCAGATGTTATGGTGGGACTGGTCACTTTAGTGGGAGTCTTTGGCGCATTATCCACCCAGGTGATTGGTAAATGGGCAGACCGAGGTTATATCAAACTGCTAAGCTGGATTGGCTGTTCCATTCTGGCAGGAAGCTGGCTGTTTCTCTATTTTGGTGGTACATCCTTGATGAGCTATATTGCAGGTTATGCGCTCATTAATCTAGGACTGGCGATTACCCATAGCTGTAACCAGAATGTGATTTTCCGCCTGCGTCCAGATGCCAAATCCCGGATTAACTCCATTTATATGACCTTGTATTTTATTGGAGGTGCCTGTGGCTCTGCAGCTGGCGTATATGCATGGCATCACGGTGGCTGGAACATGAGCTGCCTGACAGGACTGTTTTTTGCGCTGGCTGCCACCTGCTTTGCCCTGATTGATCAGTTTTATCATGCTCATGTAAAAGCCAGCTAA
- a CDS encoding type I restriction endonuclease subunit R, translating to MNETQLENLCLDWFSENGWEVVHGIDIAPDSSNPLRKDYKQVLIESDLHAAFERLNPHLPASCFEQVWQKLSKPESLDLVINNRAFHRMLLEGVSVTYKKQDDWVHDHAFLVDFNHVHQNRFVAINQFTILGTKQPRRPDIICFINGIPFAVLELKSPTDENADIWDAFNQLQTYKEEISDLFVFNEALVVSDGVTARVGSLTANQERFLPWRTIKNEDDKPALEWELETVIRGFFDRELFLDYIRFFVLFETDGEKIIKKIAGYHQFHAVREAVQATIAAANPNGDKKAGVVWHTQGSGKSISMCCYAGKLLQQPAMHNPTLLIVTDRNDLDGQLFETFSNAQDLLKQTPVQANNRDELRKFLAERESGGIIFTTVQKFALLEGESEHPLLNGRHNIVVMSDEAHRSQYGLKAKLGNDGTYKFGYAKHMRDALKNAAFIGFTGTPISSEDKDTRAVFGDYVSIYDIQDAVDDGATVPIYYESRLAKLDINQAEIEELSDQVDEVIEDEEDVGNREKTKSEWSRLEKLVGATPRLKQIAADLVAHFEARTEATAGKGMIVTMSREICVHLYNEIVALRPDWHDPDPEKGKIKIVMTGSASDKPLLQPHIYNKQVKKRLEKRFKDVNDPLQLVIVRDMWLTGFDAPCTHTMYIDKPMKGHNLMQAIARVNRVFKDKQGGLVVDYIGIANELKQALKTYTDAKGKGEPTLRAEEAYAVLAEKIDAIRGMFAKTNEQVGMNLSAYETQAHRLIIPAANYVLSLKDGKKRFLDLVLAINKAFSLCSTLDEAKNLHKEIAFYSAIKAVISKHTSVDRKLSQAEKDSTLKQILDNAVIADGVTDVFAMCGLDKPNIGLLSDEFLEDVRQMPYRNLAVELLEKLLNDGIKAKTRNNVVQEKRFSDRLQETLRKYNNRAIETSQVIEELIQMAKEFQAEMQREASLGLNPDEIAFYDALVNNESAVRELGDDTLKQIAREITEKLRKSTTVDWQVRDSVRAQLKILVRRTLQRWKYPPDKAAEAIELVMKQAETLSNAWTK from the coding sequence ATGAATGAAACACAACTAGAAAATTTATGTTTAGATTGGTTTTCTGAAAATGGTTGGGAAGTCGTTCATGGTATTGATATTGCGCCCGACAGCAGTAATCCCCTACGCAAAGACTATAAACAAGTCTTAATTGAATCAGACTTACATGCTGCATTTGAACGATTAAATCCACACTTGCCTGCGAGCTGTTTTGAGCAGGTTTGGCAAAAACTGAGCAAGCCTGAAAGTTTGGATTTAGTTATTAATAACCGTGCTTTCCACCGTATGTTATTGGAGGGGGTATCTGTCACGTATAAGAAGCAAGATGATTGGGTACACGACCATGCCTTCTTGGTGGATTTCAACCATGTCCATCAAAACCGATTTGTTGCTATCAATCAATTTACTATTCTAGGTACTAAACAACCTCGACGTCCTGACATCATCTGTTTTATTAATGGTATTCCCTTTGCCGTGTTGGAGTTAAAAAGCCCAACTGATGAAAACGCGGATATTTGGGATGCCTTTAACCAGCTGCAAACCTATAAAGAAGAAATCTCGGATCTGTTTGTTTTTAATGAAGCCTTGGTGGTGAGTGATGGCGTAACGGCTCGTGTGGGTTCACTGACTGCGAATCAGGAACGCTTTTTGCCGTGGCGTACCATCAAGAATGAAGATGATAAACCCGCTTTAGAATGGGAACTAGAAACGGTGATTCGAGGCTTCTTTGACCGAGAATTGTTTCTTGATTACATCCGATTCTTTGTGTTGTTTGAAACAGATGGCGAGAAGATCATTAAGAAAATTGCAGGCTACCATCAATTCCATGCGGTTAGAGAAGCCGTACAAGCGACCATTGCGGCAGCCAATCCGAATGGGGATAAGAAAGCAGGCGTTGTTTGGCATACCCAAGGCTCAGGTAAAAGTATCTCTATGTGTTGCTATGCAGGCAAGCTATTACAGCAGCCTGCCATGCACAATCCAACCTTGTTAATCGTCACTGACCGTAATGACTTAGATGGACAGTTGTTTGAAACCTTTAGCAATGCTCAAGATTTATTAAAACAAACGCCAGTTCAAGCCAATAACCGTGATGAGCTGAGAAAGTTTTTAGCTGAACGTGAGTCAGGTGGCATCATCTTTACCACAGTGCAAAAGTTTGCATTACTGGAAGGTGAGAGTGAGCATCCATTACTGAATGGACGCCACAATATTGTGGTGATGTCAGATGAAGCACATCGTAGCCAATATGGTTTGAAAGCAAAACTAGGTAATGATGGCACGTACAAGTTTGGCTATGCCAAGCACATGCGAGATGCTTTAAAGAATGCTGCTTTTATTGGCTTTACTGGAACCCCTATTTCGAGTGAGGATAAAGACACCCGAGCTGTCTTTGGTGATTATGTTTCCATCTATGATATTCAGGATGCCGTCGATGATGGTGCAACCGTCCCAATCTACTACGAGTCACGCTTGGCAAAGCTAGATATTAATCAGGCTGAAATCGAAGAGCTATCTGATCAAGTCGATGAGGTTATAGAAGATGAAGAAGATGTTGGTAACCGAGAAAAGACTAAAAGTGAGTGGAGCCGACTAGAAAAGCTGGTGGGTGCCACACCACGGCTGAAACAGATTGCTGCGGATTTAGTCGCACACTTTGAAGCCCGTACCGAAGCGACGGCGGGTAAAGGCATGATTGTGACCATGAGCCGAGAGATCTGTGTCCATCTTTACAATGAGATTGTTGCTTTGCGCCCAGATTGGCATGACCCTGATCCTGAAAAGGGTAAAATCAAAATTGTGATGACAGGTTCAGCTTCAGATAAACCATTGTTACAGCCACACATTTATAACAAGCAAGTCAAAAAACGCCTTGAAAAACGATTCAAGGATGTAAACGATCCCCTGCAACTGGTAATTGTGCGCGATATGTGGCTTACAGGTTTTGATGCACCGTGTACGCACACCATGTATATCGATAAGCCAATGAAAGGCCATAACCTCATGCAGGCAATTGCGCGTGTGAACCGGGTATTTAAAGATAAGCAGGGTGGTCTAGTTGTCGACTATATCGGCATTGCCAATGAATTGAAGCAGGCTTTAAAAACTTATACTGATGCCAAAGGTAAAGGTGAGCCGACTTTACGTGCAGAAGAAGCCTATGCAGTTCTTGCTGAAAAGATAGATGCGATACGGGGAATGTTTGCCAAAACCAATGAACAGGTAGGCATGAATTTAAGTGCTTACGAAACTCAGGCACACCGACTGATTATCCCCGCAGCTAACTATGTGCTGAGCTTGAAGGATGGTAAAAAGCGTTTTCTTGATTTAGTCTTAGCAATCAATAAAGCCTTCTCTTTATGCAGCACCTTGGATGAAGCGAAGAACCTGCACAAAGAAATTGCCTTTTACTCAGCCATTAAAGCGGTCATTAGCAAGCATACCTCTGTGGATCGTAAACTGTCGCAAGCTGAAAAGGACAGTACGCTAAAACAGATTCTGGATAATGCTGTCATTGCTGATGGCGTAACAGATGTCTTTGCAATGTGTGGTTTGGATAAACCCAACATTGGCTTGCTTTCAGATGAGTTCTTAGAAGATGTAAGGCAGATGCCATACCGTAACTTGGCAGTTGAACTGTTGGAAAAGTTGTTGAATGACGGCATTAAAGCAAAGACACGAAACAATGTGGTACAGGAAAAACGCTTCTCTGACCGTTTGCAGGAAACCTTGAGGAAATACAATAACCGAGCGATTGAAACTTCTCAGGTCATTGAAGAACTTATTCAAATGGCAAAAGAGTTTCAGGCAGAAATGCAGCGTGAAGCTTCACTTGGGTTAAATCCAGATGAAATCGCTTTCTATGATGCTTTGGTAAACAATGAAAGTGCTGTCAGAGAGCTTGGAGACGATACGCTGAAACAGATCGCACGAGAGATTACAGAGAAGCTACGGAAATCAACGACGGTCGATTGGCAGGTTCGGGATAGTGTGCGTGCTCAGCTTAAAATTCTTGTGCGACGTACATTGCAGCGTTGGAAGTACCCGCCTGATAAAGCAGCTGAAGCGATTGAGTTGGTGATGAAGCAGGCGGAGACTTTGTCTAATGCTTGGACTAAATAG
- a CDS encoding hydrolase or metal-binding protein: MIKGLAITPPILGRISIGKVVEKNGKRIPEKDDQFTITSQIQSKESGWIKHPLDDQLRANILNQKLRSIPVRMIFNDPDLNLRAEYSLFDRQTGRPVCVGNGETCQRLTNQGVEQHPCPSPDLCPLAQGGNCKPYGRLHVNLDDSDEFGTFIFRTTGFNSIRTLAARLSYYHAASNGLLSCLPLQLILRGKSTTQSYRQPVYYVDLTLREGISLNEAIIQAKQIDEQSKQAGFDQEALDFTARKGFANALFETDIEEGLDVLEEYYPEQEQNRTVEQQASPEGFVQDIQQGLQRSVRPVN, encoded by the coding sequence ATGATTAAAGGTCTAGCCATTACACCGCCAATTCTTGGGCGGATCAGTATCGGCAAGGTTGTCGAAAAGAATGGGAAACGCATCCCTGAAAAGGATGACCAATTCACCATTACCAGCCAAATCCAAAGCAAAGAGAGTGGTTGGATAAAACATCCACTGGATGATCAGCTTCGAGCGAATATTCTCAATCAAAAGTTACGCTCAATCCCGGTCAGAATGATCTTCAATGATCCTGACTTAAACCTACGTGCAGAATACAGCCTATTTGACCGTCAGACTGGACGGCCAGTCTGTGTCGGCAATGGTGAAACATGCCAGCGTTTAACCAATCAAGGCGTAGAGCAACATCCCTGTCCATCCCCTGATTTATGCCCATTGGCTCAAGGAGGGAACTGCAAGCCCTACGGTCGCCTGCATGTGAATTTGGATGATTCTGATGAATTTGGCACCTTTATCTTTAGAACCACAGGCTTTAACAGTATTCGGACTTTGGCTGCGCGACTGAGTTATTACCATGCAGCGTCTAATGGTTTGTTATCTTGCCTCCCATTGCAGTTGATATTGCGTGGTAAGAGTACGACACAGAGCTATCGTCAGCCAGTCTATTACGTGGATCTGACTTTAAGAGAAGGGATTAGCTTGAATGAGGCGATTATTCAGGCGAAGCAAATTGATGAACAGAGCAAGCAGGCGGGGTTTGATCAGGAAGCTTTAGACTTTACCGCAAGGAAGGGTTTTGCCAATGCACTGTTTGAAACGGATATAGAGGAAGGGTTAGATGTGCTGGAGGAATACTACCCTGAACAAGAACAAAACCGTACGGTGGAGCAACAAGCTTCGCCTGAAGGGTTTGTGCAGGATATTCAGCAAGGGTTGCAGCGATCAGTCAGACCCGTCAATTAA
- a CDS encoding helix-turn-helix domain-containing protein: protein MSSDHPLLLEIQKGESQTLEFKEQLPKGQQVAKTLIAFANTSGGKLVVGVSDDRQLVGIQDDIFELQDQITSMINELCAPNILPYIYIENIQGIELLVIEVSRGSLLPYYLKPQGKAQGTYIRLGASNRVASPEYIQQLELQRLNQTFDEQPNPQYSLDNIDLQPLQQAFTEVGKELSLQKMRNLKLIIQQNGQDYPSHGLLILLGLYEQVEIKCSRFKGTTMTVFLDKKEYRGDLFSQLTHTEQFIKNHLHLRAEILGLQRTESYEIPIPAIREALVNAVLHRDYSNAGRDIKVGIYDDILNIVSPGGLPNGLTEEDLAQGRSEIRNRVLARVFKELGYIEQWGSGIARIKDLCLQAGNAEPQLKAQGDFVDWEFYRPSIEQLGGSIGGSIGGSIKETMLTDRQKEILILIQQNPKISYRAMAEQLSINESAVKKHLNHLKDAGWLERIGGTRGYWAIKQEFWVGM, encoded by the coding sequence ATGAGTTCTGATCATCCTTTATTATTAGAAATTCAGAAGGGTGAAAGTCAAACTCTAGAATTTAAAGAGCAGTTACCGAAAGGACAACAGGTCGCAAAGACCCTGATTGCTTTTGCCAATACCAGTGGCGGTAAATTGGTAGTGGGTGTAAGTGATGATCGCCAACTCGTAGGTATTCAAGATGATATTTTTGAGCTGCAAGATCAGATCACTTCGATGATCAATGAGCTGTGTGCGCCCAATATTCTACCTTACATTTATATCGAGAATATCCAAGGCATTGAGTTGCTGGTAATTGAAGTCAGCCGTGGTTCGTTATTGCCTTATTATCTCAAGCCACAAGGTAAGGCACAGGGAACCTATATCCGTTTGGGTGCAAGTAATCGTGTGGCATCGCCTGAGTATATCCAGCAACTTGAATTGCAACGTCTGAACCAGACTTTTGATGAGCAGCCGAATCCGCAATACAGTTTAGATAACATCGATTTACAGCCTTTACAGCAAGCCTTCACTGAGGTGGGTAAAGAATTGTCTTTGCAGAAAATGCGTAATCTTAAATTGATCATTCAGCAGAATGGACAGGATTACCCAAGTCATGGGCTGCTCATTTTGTTGGGGCTTTATGAGCAGGTTGAGATTAAATGTAGCCGCTTTAAAGGCACGACAATGACAGTATTTTTGGATAAAAAAGAATACCGTGGAGACTTATTTAGTCAGTTAACGCATACAGAGCAATTCATCAAAAACCATCTGCATCTACGCGCTGAAATTTTAGGGTTACAACGTACAGAAAGTTATGAAATCCCCATTCCTGCTATTCGTGAAGCCTTGGTGAATGCAGTGCTGCACCGTGATTATAGCAATGCAGGGCGTGATATTAAGGTCGGTATTTATGATGACATTCTGAATATCGTATCGCCAGGTGGATTGCCCAATGGTCTGACTGAAGAAGATTTGGCACAAGGTCGTTCAGAGATTCGTAACCGTGTTTTGGCGCGTGTGTTTAAAGAGCTGGGTTATATCGAGCAGTGGGGCAGTGGTATTGCCCGTATTAAAGATCTTTGTTTACAAGCAGGTAATGCCGAACCTCAATTGAAAGCACAAGGTGATTTTGTCGATTGGGAATTTTACCGTCCTTCGATTGAGCAATTAGGTGGCTCAATAGGTGGCTCAATAGGTGGCTCAATCAAAGAAACTATGCTGACAGATCGTCAAAAAGAGATTTTAATTTTAATTCAACAGAACCCGAAAATTTCCTATCGTGCTATGGCGGAGCAGCTCAGTATTAATGAGTCAGCAGTGAAAAAGCATTTGAATCATTTAAAAGATGCAGGTTGGCTTGAGCGTATTGGTGGAACAAGGGGCTATTGGGCGATTAAGCAAGAATTTTGGGTAGGAATGTGA
- a CDS encoding FRG domain-containing protein: MKQYREYEWGRIPEWNENSIKDSFILMNDQINGRIPVTKLEHWSDFTSFLESEFCNRKRVELVFRGHRRYDWGLTPTLARFNEQNIIDEGLAEEQLRLFRKAIRGRISDHSLFNSDDKREDDELWAIGQHYGLKTPLLDWTYSPYVALFFAFAKADEAEETDNPYRAIYILNKTAISDDDYFSDIRVLEPRKDDHGRLVNQAGLFTFSPYGATIENKLIEVLGSEEYPDAELRNASQDEGEEPAILAKYICKVFIKNVQQKECLKFLRRMNVHHASLFPDLIGAADYSNILIEEWEQNRKDKEAIILQPEPIIIAPPSIDTEIVVPKPSLESQDVAPILELLINSLQQEETLEKDLINRIASEIAKIITEYKEVDFEERDDLALELQAKLRLVLRRLNYPETHREVVIDNIFDFVIQGES, from the coding sequence ATGAAGCAATATAGGGAATATGAGTGGGGTAGAATTCCTGAATGGAATGAAAATAGTATCAAAGATAGTTTTATTTTAATGAACGATCAGATTAATGGTCGTATTCCTGTAACAAAGTTAGAGCATTGGAGCGACTTCACTTCATTTTTGGAATCAGAATTTTGTAATCGTAAAAGAGTTGAGCTAGTTTTTCGTGGGCATAGACGTTATGACTGGGGGCTAACACCAACTTTAGCTAGGTTTAATGAGCAAAATATCATCGATGAGGGGTTGGCTGAGGAGCAGTTGAGACTTTTTCGTAAAGCTATACGAGGCAGAATTTCCGATCACTCTTTGTTTAACAGTGATGATAAGCGAGAGGATGATGAGTTGTGGGCAATTGGACAGCATTATGGATTAAAAACTCCATTGTTGGATTGGACTTATTCACCTTACGTCGCCTTATTTTTTGCCTTCGCTAAGGCAGATGAAGCTGAGGAAACAGATAATCCTTATAGAGCTATTTATATTCTAAATAAAACGGCTATCTCAGATGATGATTACTTTAGCGATATTCGAGTACTAGAACCTCGAAAAGATGATCATGGACGTTTAGTCAATCAAGCAGGGCTTTTTACATTTTCGCCTTATGGAGCAACAATAGAAAATAAGTTGATCGAAGTTCTTGGAAGCGAAGAGTATCCAGATGCAGAACTAAGGAATGCTTCACAAGATGAGGGGGAAGAGCCTGCTATTTTAGCTAAGTATATTTGTAAAGTCTTTATCAAGAATGTTCAGCAAAAAGAATGCTTAAAGTTTTTGAGACGTATGAATGTTCATCATGCAAGTTTGTTTCCTGATCTTATTGGTGCTGCAGATTATTCAAATATTCTAATTGAAGAGTGGGAGCAAAATAGAAAGGATAAAGAAGCTATTATCTTACAACCTGAACCAATAATTATTGCCCCACCAAGTATCGATACTGAGATTGTTGTACCTAAGCCAAGTCTTGAGTCACAGGATGTGGCACCGATCCTTGAATTATTGATTAATTCTTTACAGCAAGAAGAAACTTTAGAAAAGGATTTAATAAATAGGATTGCTTCCGAGATAGCAAAAATCATTACGGAGTATAAAGAAGTTGATTTTGAAGAAAGAGATGATCTTGCCTTAGAGTTGCAAGCAAAGCTCCGCTTAGTTTTGAGGAGGTTGAACTATCCTGAAACTCATAGGGAAGTAGTTATTGATAATATTTTTGATTTTGTGATACAGGGGGAATCTTAA